A portion of the Cryptomeria japonica chromosome 5, Sugi_1.0, whole genome shotgun sequence genome contains these proteins:
- the LOC131876191 gene encoding UDP-glycosyltransferase 74E2-like gives MVKENDEAENGRGVIAIPGLPQLCQSDLPSFLQPSNKYEPVLRMVLNQFSTISKATWILGNSFNELEMAEIQSIDSLIQIRTIGPLVPSAFLDGNNPQDQDVGTHLWKAASCIDWLNTKKASTVVYVSFGSVAVLSKEQIIEIALGLKASQHSFLWVIRPEHSKEEENDIHDFLQGFREETMDQVLVVSWCPQIVVLNHPSVGMFLTHCGWNSTLESLSSGLPVLTFSQWSDQMTNSKYIEEVWRTRIRLNKERHGLVGRDEAEKSIKTIMEGERGVDLRKNALQWKTLAKKAMVKGGSSDRNIDLFVHEVIAKMTLA, from the exons ATGG TGAAAGAAAATGATGAAGCGGAGAATGGAAGAGGCGTTATAGCAATACCAGGGCTTCCACAACTATGTCAATCAGACTTGCCATCCTTTCTACAGCCATCAAATAAATATGAACCAGTGTTGCGAATGGTACTGAACCAATTCAGTACCATTTCTAAAGCCACATGGATACTCGGCAACTCCTTCAATGAACTCGAAATGGCAGAGATACAATCTATCGATTCCCTCATTCAAATACGAACAATAGGCCCTCTTGTTCCCTCTGCCTTCCTAGATGGAAACAATCCACAGGACCAAGACGTAGGCACACATCTTTGGAAAGCAGCAAGCTGTATAGATTGGCTCAATACAAAGAAAGCCTCAACTGTTGTATATGTCTCCTTTGGAAGTGTAGCTGTTCTTTCCAAAGAGCAGATCATAGAAATAGCCCTTGGGCTAAAGGCCAGTCAACATTCCTTTTTATGGGTGATTCGTCCTGAACatagcaaagaagaagaaaatgacataCATGATTTTCTACAGGGTTTTCGTGAGGAAACTATGGATCAAGTGCTAGTTGTGTCATGGTGTCCACAGATTGTAGTGCTTAATCATCCTTCTGTGGGTATGTTTCTTACACATTGTGGATGGAATTCTACCTTAGAGAGCCTCAGCTCTGGGTTACCTGTCTTAACTTTTTCTCAGTGGAGTGATCAAATGACTAATTCTAAGTATATTGAAGAGGTGTGGAGGACTAGGATAAGATTGAATAAAGAAAGACATGGGCTAGTTGGGAGGGATGAGGCCGAAAAATCTATTAAGACAATTATGGAAGGTGAACGTGGTGTGGACTTGAGGAAGAATGCTCTGCAATGGAAGACATTAGCAAAGAAAGCAATGGTGAAAGGTGGATCTTCTGATCGAAATATTGATTTGTTCGTACATGAGGTCATTGCTAAAATGACACTCGCTTGA